One region of Miscanthus floridulus cultivar M001 chromosome 19, ASM1932011v1, whole genome shotgun sequence genomic DNA includes:
- the LOC136528123 gene encoding bZIP transcription factor RISBZ5-like, whose translation MKKCASELQLEAFIRESGAAAGRSNPGCGGPGEPGGSGVFSPGGALPGVGFADSNTMDDSSWWYGSVRTPNPDMSRAASISASPGATTSANHALESESDSDSESLYEVEGVPYERGNKSIETKRIRRMVSNRESARRSRRRKQAQLSELESQVERLKGEHATLFQQLSEASQQFNTAVTDNRILKSDVEALRVKVKMAEDMVARSAISCGLGDLGLAPYLNSRKMCQALNTLTTTGLDLLGSDAFRGPTAAPQVQNSPVQSTASLESLDNRKSNEVTSCATDIWP comes from the exons ATGAAGAAGTGCGCGTCGGAGCTGCAGCTGGAGGCGTTCATCCGGGAgagcggcgccgccgccgggcgTAGCAATCCCGGGTGCGGCGGACCAGGCGAGCCCGGAGGGAGCGGCGTGTTCTCGCCTGGCGGCGCCCTGCCCGGCGTCGGTTTCGCCGACTCG AACACCATGGATGACAGCAGTTGGTGGTATGGGAGCGTCCGCACGCCGAACCCAGACATGTCGCGGGCGGCGTCCATCTCCG CCAGCCCCGGGGCAACCACCTCAGCGAACCATGCTCTTGAAAGCGAGTCAGACTCCGACAGCGAATCACTCTACGAGGTAGAGGGAGTTCCATATGAGCGAGGCAACAAATCCATTGAAACGAAGCGAATAAGAAG GATGGTGTCCAACAGGGAGTCTGCGCGACGGTCTAGGCGGAGAAAACAGGCGCAATTGTCTGAACTTGAGTCACAG GTTGAACGACTTAAAGGTGAACATGCAACATTGTTCCAGCAACTTTCAGAGGCCAGCCAGCAGTTCAATACTGCAGTCACAGACAACAGAATCCTCAAATCCGATGTAGAAGCGTTAAGAGTCAAG GTAAAGATGGCAGAGGATATGGTAGCGAGAAGTGCTATATCTTGTGGCCTAGGCGACCTTGGCCTGGCACCATATCTGAACTCAAGAAAGATGTGCCAAGCTTTGAATACGCTCACAACCACAGGGTTGGATTTACTAGGGAGTGATGCGTTCAGAGGTCCAACCGCAGCTCCACAAGTACAAAACTCACCAGTACAAAGCACTGCAAGCCTAGAGAGTCTGGATAATCGAAAGTCCAACGAGGTGACCAGTTGTGCGACGGACATTTGGCCTTGA